In one window of Acaryochloris thomasi RCC1774 DNA:
- a CDS encoding integron integrase, whose translation MQATKPKKLLDQVRDVMRTKHYAYRTEESYVQWIRRFILFHNKRHPQEMSEPEVEAFLTHLAVHQDVAASTQNQALSALLFLYRYVLKQPLGDSIDAVRAKQSQHLPTVLTTGEVKRLLQGMSGIQQLFAKLLYGSGMRLTEGLRLRVKDLDFGHSQITVRETKGKRDRVTVLPQTLTPLLQAHFTQVKQIHQDDLAQGYGEVYLPNALERKYPEANREWIWQYVFPSTKRSIDPRSGKTRRHHLDQSVIRKAVKRAAQKVGINKKVGCHTLRHSFATHLLENGYDIRTLQELLGHKDLKTTMVYTHVLNQGVLGVRSPLDV comes from the coding sequence ATGCAAGCGACTAAACCGAAAAAGCTGCTTGATCAAGTGCGTGATGTCATGCGTACCAAGCACTATGCTTATCGAACCGAGGAAAGCTATGTTCAATGGATTCGACGATTTATTCTGTTTCACAATAAGCGTCACCCGCAAGAGATGTCAGAACCAGAAGTAGAAGCCTTTCTAACCCATTTAGCGGTTCACCAAGATGTCGCTGCGTCGACCCAAAATCAGGCTCTCAGCGCTTTGCTGTTCCTCTATCGATACGTTCTTAAGCAACCTCTAGGTGACTCTATTGATGCCGTTCGCGCCAAACAATCACAACATCTACCAACAGTCCTTACAACTGGTGAGGTAAAACGCTTACTGCAAGGCATGTCCGGCATTCAGCAACTGTTTGCTAAACTCCTCTACGGGTCAGGAATGCGGTTGACTGAAGGCTTACGATTGAGAGTTAAAGACCTCGATTTCGGGCATTCACAAATTACAGTTCGAGAAACTAAGGGCAAACGTGACAGAGTGACCGTTCTCCCCCAAACACTTACTCCACTCTTGCAAGCTCATTTCACTCAAGTCAAACAAATTCATCAAGATGACTTGGCTCAAGGCTATGGAGAGGTATACCTGCCCAATGCTCTCGAACGCAAATACCCAGAGGCCAATCGAGAATGGATTTGGCAATACGTTTTTCCCTCTACTAAACGGTCCATCGATCCTCGCAGCGGTAAAACAAGGCGGCACCATTTAGATCAGAGCGTCATCCGAAAAGCAGTCAAGAGAGCCGCTCAAAAAGTAGGCATTAACAAGAAAGTAGGTTGTCACACCCTGCGTCATAGCTTCGCCACCCATTTATTAGAGAATGGCTACGATATTCGGACGCTGCAAGAACTCTTGGGACATAAAGATCTCAAAACGACTATGGTATACACCCATGTTCTCAATCAAGGTGTATTGGGTGTCCGCAGTCCTCTTGATGTTTGA
- a CDS encoding MarR family winged helix-turn-helix transcriptional regulator: MTKEKIENVFGALSLALADDLLQVTQNHVPSSSPAAAISLVGHMPGMSINQLCGALRLSHSGAVRLVDRLVRHDLLCRGQSATDGRTISLTLTQAGKVKCQQILSSRQNLLACALDSLNPSERETLGRLAEKMLRNILKGEEHAYKICRLCDPFICTDCPVENEIMERETTV; this comes from the coding sequence ATGACTAAGGAAAAAATTGAGAACGTCTTTGGGGCGTTATCCCTCGCTTTGGCAGACGATCTTCTTCAAGTAACACAGAATCATGTCCCTTCGTCATCACCTGCCGCTGCGATATCACTTGTTGGTCACATGCCAGGGATGAGTATCAATCAACTATGTGGAGCGCTAAGACTATCTCACTCCGGAGCTGTTCGACTCGTTGACAGGCTTGTTCGACATGACCTTCTCTGTCGGGGACAGTCCGCAACGGATGGTCGTACAATCTCCCTTACCCTGACACAGGCAGGAAAAGTCAAATGTCAACAGATTCTCTCGTCTCGTCAAAACTTGCTTGCCTGTGCGCTTGATAGTCTAAATCCTTCTGAGCGAGAAACATTGGGTCGTCTTGCTGAAAAGATGCTGCGCAACATCCTGAAAGGAGAAGAACATGCCTACAAGATTTGTCGGCTTTGTGATCCTTTTATCTGCACTGATTGCCCTGTAGAGAATGAGATCATGGAGCGCGAAACAACTGTCTAA
- the dinB gene encoding DNA polymerase IV produces the protein MTLRKILHIDMDAFFASVEQRDNVALRGKPVVVGGRPEQRGAVAAASYEARRYGIHSAMPSRTAALRCKDLMFVRPRFEVYRQVSGQIRAIFREYTDLVEPVSLDEAYLDVTTNKLEIRSAIEIAHRIKRRIYSQTQLTASAGVSINKFLAKMASDLDKPDGLSLIPPDQAQAFVSDLPIAKFHGIGKVTAGKMHELGIQSGQDLLRWSEANLVAQFGKVGHYYYRIARADDQRAVNPNRIRRSIGAERSFLTDLTEPEQMVRELDAIATLLQQRLAENQRSGTTLTLKIKYASYQQITRSRTLSEPLDDIEAIRQLAHELLRTHLDPEQSVRLLGLTVSNLSSAQNGPQQLSLQL, from the coding sequence ATGACGCTCCGAAAAATCCTGCACATCGATATGGATGCGTTCTTCGCCTCCGTTGAACAACGGGACAATGTAGCCCTGCGGGGCAAACCGGTTGTCGTGGGGGGACGACCGGAGCAAAGAGGTGCAGTTGCTGCCGCGAGTTATGAGGCAAGGCGCTACGGCATTCACTCGGCGATGCCTTCTCGAACGGCAGCTTTACGATGCAAGGATTTAATGTTTGTCCGTCCTAGATTCGAGGTTTACCGTCAGGTTTCAGGACAAATCCGAGCCATTTTTAGAGAATATACAGACCTTGTGGAACCCGTCTCTTTGGACGAGGCCTATTTGGATGTGACCACCAATAAGCTTGAGATCCGATCGGCGATAGAGATTGCCCACCGGATCAAGCGGCGTATTTATTCTCAGACTCAGCTCACGGCATCTGCTGGAGTCTCAATTAATAAATTCCTGGCAAAGATGGCCTCTGATTTAGATAAGCCGGATGGCCTATCTTTGATTCCGCCCGATCAGGCGCAGGCTTTTGTGAGCGACCTCCCGATTGCAAAGTTTCACGGCATTGGCAAGGTGACGGCGGGCAAGATGCACGAGCTGGGGATTCAGTCTGGCCAAGATCTGCTGCGATGGTCTGAGGCCAATCTTGTGGCTCAGTTCGGTAAGGTGGGGCACTACTATTACCGGATTGCAAGAGCGGACGATCAGCGAGCAGTCAATCCGAACCGGATTCGCCGATCGATTGGGGCGGAGCGGAGTTTTCTGACTGACCTAACCGAACCAGAACAGATGGTGCGGGAGTTGGATGCGATCGCAACTCTTCTCCAGCAGCGGCTGGCGGAAAATCAGCGCTCCGGCACAACTTTGACGCTGAAGATTAAATACGCCAGCTACCAACAAATTACCCGCAGTCGAACGTTGAGCGAACCACTAGACGACATTGAGGCGATCCGGCAGCTAGCCCATGAACTGCTGCGCACCCATCTTGATCCGGAGCAATCCGTCAGATTACTGGGCCTGACTGTCTCTAACCTCAGTTCTGCTCAAAATGGCCCCCAACAGCTTTCTTTGCAGCTTTAG
- a CDS encoding SDR family oxidoreductase → MKKVLVTGATGRTGSLVLKKLRQRTEQFEALGLARSEAKAKEIFDDLNGFTLGSILEKETLDEALTGCSALVILTSAAPVMKAPPEPGQRPEFDYPPGQFPEDIDYQGQLNQIDAAKAAGVEHIVLVGSMGGTNEQHPLNKMGNGNILVWKRKAEQYLIDSGIDYTIIRAGGLLDQPGGVRELLVGKDDALLAHPPEGIPTSIPRTDVAEVVVQALLDPLARNKAFDLISKPEEASTETVTTQFSTLFSQTTPGL, encoded by the coding sequence GTGAAGAAGGTATTAGTGACAGGTGCCACAGGAAGAACTGGCTCCCTAGTTTTAAAAAAGCTACGGCAGCGAACGGAGCAGTTTGAAGCCCTCGGATTGGCCCGCTCGGAAGCGAAAGCGAAAGAGATATTCGACGATCTAAATGGGTTTACGCTCGGGTCCATTTTAGAAAAAGAGACTTTAGATGAGGCTCTGACTGGCTGCAGTGCCCTTGTTATCCTCACGAGCGCGGCTCCCGTCATGAAAGCACCGCCCGAGCCAGGACAGCGCCCTGAATTTGACTATCCGCCCGGACAATTCCCTGAGGACATTGACTATCAAGGACAGCTCAACCAGATTGATGCAGCCAAGGCCGCAGGAGTAGAGCATATTGTCCTAGTTGGGTCGATGGGGGGCACGAACGAACAGCACCCCCTCAACAAAATGGGCAACGGCAATATTCTGGTCTGGAAGCGTAAGGCAGAACAATATTTAATTGATTCGGGTATCGATTACACCATCATCCGAGCAGGTGGGCTACTTGATCAGCCCGGTGGTGTTCGAGAGCTGTTGGTAGGCAAAGACGATGCTCTGTTGGCACATCCACCAGAAGGCATTCCCACCTCTATCCCTCGGACAGATGTCGCAGAGGTTGTGGTTCAAGCATTGTTGGATCCGCTGGCGCGTAATAAAGCCTTTGACTTAATCTCAAAACCAGAGGAAGCATCTACAGAGACAGTCACCACGCAGTTCTCGACCCTCTTTAGTCAAACGACCCCTGGGCTTTAG
- a CDS encoding DUF6883 domain-containing protein codes for MQDRKNSRADLLPHAENAVVDIRKLRDYCLNPEHDAGKHKARLFFSILGMTAEHADELQAILLKIVKTGDVCLGRQDQFGQRYTLDFVLEWHNRSATLRSGWMLENGSTVPRLTTCYPL; via the coding sequence ATTCAAGACAGGAAAAACAGCAGAGCAGATCTACTACCACACGCAGAAAATGCGGTGGTCGATATTCGCAAGCTACGTGACTATTGCCTTAATCCAGAGCATGATGCTGGAAAGCATAAGGCTCGTTTGTTTTTCTCAATTTTAGGGATGACTGCTGAACACGCTGATGAATTGCAAGCGATTCTGCTCAAAATTGTTAAGACAGGTGACGTTTGCTTAGGAAGGCAAGATCAATTTGGGCAACGCTACACACTAGATTTTGTTCTTGAATGGCACAATAGAAGTGCGACTCTTCGGAGTGGATGGATGCTCGAAAATGGTTCAACAGTCCCGAGATTAACAACCTGTTATCCATTGTAG
- a CDS encoding DUF4926 domain-containing protein, with protein sequence MTANSIKLLDVVALTVDLPDYNLWCGQVGTVVETLATETAFEVEFSDRDGRTFESIGLRSEQIMVLHFEPASPDLKPAMVAT encoded by the coding sequence ATGACAGCAAATTCTATCAAGTTACTAGATGTTGTAGCATTGACAGTCGATTTACCAGATTACAACTTGTGGTGTGGGCAAGTTGGTACCGTGGTTGAGACGTTGGCTACTGAGACTGCATTTGAAGTTGAGTTTAGCGATCGTGACGGACGAACATTTGAGTCTATTGGATTACGATCAGAGCAAATAATGGTGTTGCATTTTGAGCCAGCATCGCCAGACTTAAAGCCTGCAATGGTAGCAACATAA
- a CDS encoding GNAT family N-acetyltransferase, giving the protein MIRNAITEDKVSLLAIAEATGLFSPQELDGFGEMMSEHLGSQGESENFWITDDENGLVGAAYYAPEPFSEGVWNLYFIGILPSEQGKGRGTALIRHVEEVLKERGERLLLVETSGVDSFEQTRSFYRKNGYDEEARIRDYYKAGDDKIIFRKALNCPA; this is encoded by the coding sequence ATGATTCGAAATGCAATAACTGAAGACAAGGTAAGCCTTCTGGCAATAGCCGAAGCGACCGGGCTATTCTCGCCGCAAGAGCTTGATGGATTTGGTGAGATGATGAGCGAGCATCTCGGTAGTCAAGGAGAAAGTGAAAATTTTTGGATCACCGATGACGAAAATGGACTTGTCGGAGCTGCCTACTACGCACCGGAGCCATTTTCTGAAGGCGTATGGAATCTGTACTTCATCGGCATCCTCCCGAGTGAGCAAGGTAAAGGACGTGGCACTGCACTCATTCGTCATGTGGAAGAAGTCTTAAAAGAACGCGGCGAACGATTGCTGTTAGTGGAAACTTCAGGCGTAGATAGCTTTGAGCAGACACGCTCTTTTTACCGTAAAAACGGATATGACGAAGAAGCAAGGATTCGTGACTATTACAAGGCTGGAGACGATAAGATTATTTTTCGAAAGGCACTGAATTGCCCAGCATAG
- a CDS encoding cellulose synthase family protein, with the protein MSALSENIYKIYLGLLIIIGLYSLHKVSIVWRFYKYRDNVPQPQSYYSDWELPSVTIQLPIFNEINVVDRLLEAIAHIHYPREKLEIQVLDDSLDETQTLCRSKVEELQTRDLNIHYIHRHNRTGFKAGALEHGLQSASGELVMIFDADFVPAPDTLLKMVHYFSDPQLGMVQARWGHINRHYSRLTEVQSLMLDGHFVTEQTARNRSGCFFNFNGTAGIWRTEAIADAGGWQHNTVTEDLDLSYRAQLKGWRCIYLPEMIVPAELPMEMNSFKAQQFRWAKGASQVMKKLLLPILKSNAPLSVKGEAFLHLTNNFNYLLLMALLLLSLPYQIYLTQAPWQHGVFIHLPLFLITTLSVLCFYFVSTREQPLKLPLWKLVHNIVLLMSVGIGLSINQSLAVCAGLFGGGVDFIRTPKHGVVSRQESWKTKKYRAARNLLPYLELFMAVYLTITIGVALNNQHFLSIPFLALFWSGYVYVLALSISQRR; encoded by the coding sequence ATGAGCGCGCTATCAGAAAATATCTATAAAATCTATCTGGGTCTTTTAATCATTATCGGGCTATACAGCCTCCACAAAGTCTCGATTGTTTGGCGCTTCTATAAATATAGAGACAATGTTCCTCAGCCTCAGTCTTACTATTCTGATTGGGAACTGCCGTCGGTCACGATTCAATTACCCATCTTTAATGAAATCAATGTCGTTGACCGCCTGCTAGAAGCCATTGCCCACATTCATTACCCTCGGGAAAAACTAGAAATTCAGGTTCTCGATGACTCTCTGGACGAAACGCAAACCCTGTGCCGCTCCAAGGTCGAAGAGCTGCAAACACGAGATCTAAATATTCACTACATTCATCGCCACAATCGGACGGGCTTCAAAGCGGGTGCATTAGAACATGGCCTCCAGTCAGCATCTGGGGAGCTGGTGATGATTTTTGACGCTGATTTTGTCCCGGCACCTGACACGCTGCTCAAAATGGTGCATTACTTTTCAGATCCTCAGTTGGGGATGGTGCAGGCCCGATGGGGACACATCAATCGTCACTATTCTAGATTGACTGAAGTGCAGTCCCTGATGCTGGATGGGCATTTCGTGACCGAGCAAACGGCTCGCAACCGTTCGGGATGCTTTTTCAATTTCAACGGCACCGCTGGTATCTGGAGGACTGAGGCCATTGCCGATGCCGGTGGATGGCAGCACAACACGGTGACAGAGGATTTAGATCTATCCTATCGAGCGCAGCTTAAGGGCTGGAGGTGCATTTATTTACCGGAGATGATCGTACCGGCGGAACTACCGATGGAGATGAATTCCTTCAAAGCTCAGCAGTTTCGGTGGGCAAAAGGGGCCAGTCAGGTAATGAAGAAGCTGTTGCTGCCGATTCTCAAATCCAATGCACCGCTCAGCGTCAAAGGGGAGGCGTTTCTGCATTTAACGAATAACTTTAACTATTTGCTGTTGATGGCGTTGCTACTGCTGTCTCTGCCCTATCAGATCTACCTAACGCAGGCACCTTGGCAGCATGGAGTATTCATTCATCTGCCTCTATTTTTGATCACGACGTTGAGTGTTTTGTGCTTCTACTTCGTTTCTACGCGTGAGCAACCTCTTAAGCTACCGCTGTGGAAGCTAGTTCACAACATCGTTCTGCTCATGAGTGTGGGGATTGGGCTAAGTATTAATCAGTCTCTAGCAGTCTGTGCAGGTTTGTTTGGGGGTGGTGTTGATTTTATCCGCACTCCAAAGCACGGGGTTGTCAGTCGCCAAGAAAGCTGGAAAACCAAGAAATACCGGGCCGCAAGAAATCTGCTTCCATATCTTGAGCTGTTTATGGCTGTTTATCTAACAATTACGATTGGGGTGGCCCTCAACAACCAGCATTTTCTATCAATTCCGTTTTTGGCGCTGTTTTGGAGTGGCTATGTCTATGTTCTAGCCCTCAGTATTTCGCAGCGCCGGTAA
- a CDS encoding cryptochrome/photolyase family protein, with product MAPTVIVWFRRDLRLSDHPALAQAVAEQAQIVPLFIFDPYLLQHPETGSGRVQFLLDCLDSLQKNLDYLGSTLVRRYGDQRQVLAQVAAEFKADAVYWNDDSERLWRTETDCSVTDSLKNLGVRVQVFRSEALLPAGGKQTYALKTFTPQWYQFLSEPVAPRPQILPPVAVKGMDELRSLQDLDLPKSDQRIPTAGEREAHRLLSEFIHHKAPDYLKSLSVATQASQKTSRLSPHLKFGTMSARTIYQQVRQYRPAATKWEKRNLDGFISRLFWRDHFAQKLRNLPRCETESYLEAFDQVSWSQNEDHYQAWCEGKTGYPLVDAAMRCLNATGWIPFRLRALCATFLCIDLFLPWQWGANHYMNKLIDADVAIDHWQWQSHAGVSNRGRSWFRVYNPNKGISKIDPQGSFIHQWVPELADIPVAGFSTPQLYGRDYYQPLVEHDEARRQALAVLEPIKRQQKRKKKSAA from the coding sequence ATGGCCCCCACCGTTATTGTCTGGTTTCGACGTGATTTGCGCTTGAGCGATCATCCCGCGCTGGCACAGGCGGTGGCTGAGCAAGCCCAGATTGTGCCGCTGTTTATTTTTGATCCTTACTTGCTGCAGCATCCTGAAACAGGCTCGGGGCGCGTTCAGTTTTTGCTGGACTGCTTAGACAGTCTGCAAAAGAATCTGGACTATCTCGGTTCTACTTTGGTGCGACGGTATGGTGATCAGCGGCAGGTGCTTGCTCAAGTCGCAGCAGAGTTCAAGGCGGATGCCGTGTACTGGAATGATGACAGTGAACGACTGTGGCGCACCGAAACGGATTGTTCTGTCACAGATTCCTTAAAGAATCTGGGCGTTAGGGTGCAGGTGTTTCGATCTGAAGCGCTGTTGCCCGCTGGCGGGAAGCAGACCTATGCGCTGAAAACTTTTACACCCCAGTGGTATCAGTTCTTGAGTGAGCCAGTTGCGCCCAGACCCCAGATTTTGCCGCCTGTTGCGGTGAAAGGAATGGACGAGTTGCGATCGCTTCAGGATCTAGATTTACCCAAATCCGATCAACGCATTCCCACAGCGGGCGAACGGGAAGCCCATCGGTTGCTCTCTGAATTTATCCACCACAAAGCACCCGACTATCTCAAGAGCCTGAGCGTTGCCACACAGGCCAGTCAGAAAACCAGTCGGCTCAGCCCCCACCTCAAATTCGGGACGATGTCTGCCCGGACTATTTATCAACAGGTGCGGCAATATCGACCCGCCGCCACAAAATGGGAAAAGCGCAACCTAGACGGTTTTATTAGTCGGCTATTTTGGCGTGATCACTTTGCTCAAAAGCTACGCAACCTCCCCCGCTGTGAAACCGAGTCTTACCTAGAGGCATTCGATCAGGTGTCCTGGAGTCAGAATGAAGATCATTACCAAGCTTGGTGTGAGGGCAAAACGGGTTACCCGCTGGTGGATGCTGCCATGCGCTGCCTCAATGCAACCGGCTGGATTCCGTTTCGGCTCAGGGCCCTGTGCGCCACCTTTCTGTGCATCGATCTTTTTCTGCCTTGGCAGTGGGGCGCGAATCACTACATGAACAAACTTATTGATGCCGACGTCGCCATTGATCACTGGCAGTGGCAAAGTCATGCAGGCGTCAGCAATCGAGGACGGTCTTGGTTTCGAGTGTATAACCCCAATAAAGGCATCTCCAAGATTGATCCGCAGGGCAGCTTTATCCATCAGTGGGTGCCTGAATTAGCAGACATACCCGTGGCAGGATTCAGTACGCCCCAGCTATACGGCAGAGACTACTATCAGCCCCTTGTTGAGCATGACGAAGCTCGACGGCAGGCTTTGGCTGTTCTAGAGCCAATCAAACGTCAGCAAAAGCGAAAGAAGAAAAGCGCAGCATAG
- a CDS encoding GNAT family N-acetyltransferase → MGPDPTAINSIETERLILRRFCETDLDEIAEVLSHPDVMRFSLSGPYSHERVRAFIDGCLKSYETRNAGLLAVIPRDEQRVIGYCGYYFQVIDQQNEGEIGYRLHPNYWGRGIATEAAIAVKEYGFGTLGYERMISIVEVENIASIRVAEKNGMTYEKDSIFLGQVPVRIYAIEHSQT, encoded by the coding sequence ATGGGACCTGACCCAACAGCAATAAATAGCATCGAAACAGAACGACTAATTCTCCGCAGATTCTGTGAAACAGATCTAGACGAGATAGCTGAGGTTCTGAGTCATCCAGACGTGATGAGGTTTTCGTTGAGTGGCCCTTATTCTCACGAGAGAGTAAGGGCATTTATTGATGGATGCTTAAAGAGCTACGAAACAAGAAATGCGGGGTTACTTGCTGTTATTCCTAGAGACGAGCAGAGAGTCATTGGTTATTGTGGCTACTATTTTCAGGTCATTGATCAGCAAAATGAAGGCGAGATTGGTTATCGTCTGCATCCAAATTACTGGGGGCGTGGGATTGCAACAGAAGCGGCCATAGCCGTCAAAGAATATGGTTTTGGAACATTGGGTTATGAGAGGATGATCTCGATTGTTGAAGTAGAGAATATCGCATCCATACGGGTAGCAGAGAAAAATGGCATGACGTATGAGAAAGACTCCATTTTTCTAGGGCAGGTTCCAGTCAGGATTTACGCAATTGAGCATTCCCAAACATGA
- a CDS encoding M23 family metallopeptidase — MRRKLLPIFLGLFLALGCGFITQAAPSLKLGQPIDCTLGQNCFVLIYPDRDPGPDAVDVGCGRMTYDGHKGTDFAIPDERIMAQGVAVKAAAAGTVLRIRNDIPDQRIKDPADTSAVEGMECGNGVVIDHGQEWETQYCHLRQGSVAVKSGDTVAEGSVLGLVGTSGAASFPHVHLSVRYQGQVIDPYVGPNAESGCQTSKQPLWKTDLPYQPTGLIRAGFAPQLPDLDQLWSGAFSDSALAANSPAVVFWAHSYGVLQGDRERLQLLDPTGKVAAELERPLSQAQRVWVASIGKKNTSTALLSGEWVGQYQLFRDNQLLIDIEKTIRVE; from the coding sequence ATGCGTAGGAAGCTATTGCCTATTTTTCTGGGTTTGTTTCTGGCCCTCGGATGTGGCTTCATCACTCAAGCTGCGCCCAGCCTGAAATTGGGGCAGCCCATTGACTGTACTCTCGGCCAAAACTGCTTTGTTTTAATTTATCCCGATCGAGATCCGGGGCCAGACGCTGTTGATGTCGGCTGCGGCCGGATGACCTACGACGGCCATAAGGGGACAGACTTTGCCATTCCAGACGAAAGAATCATGGCTCAAGGTGTTGCCGTAAAAGCTGCAGCAGCGGGAACCGTACTCCGCATCCGCAATGATATTCCGGATCAGCGCATCAAAGACCCTGCTGATACATCTGCGGTTGAGGGCATGGAATGTGGCAACGGTGTGGTCATTGACCACGGCCAGGAGTGGGAGACTCAATATTGCCATTTACGTCAAGGCAGCGTAGCCGTCAAATCTGGAGACACCGTCGCGGAGGGAAGTGTTTTGGGCCTCGTGGGAACCTCTGGAGCGGCATCGTTCCCCCATGTTCATCTAAGCGTTCGCTACCAAGGTCAAGTGATTGATCCGTATGTGGGGCCAAATGCCGAATCGGGGTGTCAAACATCTAAGCAACCGCTCTGGAAGACTGACCTCCCCTATCAACCGACGGGATTGATCCGAGCGGGGTTTGCGCCTCAGCTCCCCGATCTCGATCAGCTATGGTCTGGAGCCTTTTCAGACTCTGCTCTCGCTGCAAATAGCCCTGCCGTTGTTTTTTGGGCGCACAGCTATGGCGTTCTCCAAGGTGATCGAGAACGTTTACAGTTGCTTGATCCAACAGGAAAGGTCGCCGCTGAGCTGGAGCGTCCGCTTTCTCAGGCTCAGCGGGTATGGGTCGCTTCTATCGGTAAAAAGAACACCTCAACGGCTCTTCTCTCAGGTGAATGGGTCGGTCAATACCAACTCTTCCGTGACAATCAACTCTTAATCGATATTGAGAAGACCATCCGTGTGGAATAA
- a CDS encoding tetratricopeptide repeat protein, protein MSISLSNAFFASTPPKIALGRLPKLVSACVSALLITAPQLPVRSQTPLPSLITQANPQPSKSLSPAATAERIKRLDAAVLTVDNGSNEKPENSIGTLRRLADAYSELGEQARAIELLERSELIASENSAALYSYPRTVARIASYYSGIGEVATAQRLLEQAVELSLTSPNERLRPYAIGDIAKAYSLIDDPDITQSGLATLLELVTDADSPLWKTRTPFAPTQLIDAYRQLDNAAEANKGLSKLLEIKQQQATAIAHGTPESLSIATLGQFATAYGQQGNTESAEKLLDQAVELVQNSEENGRRFYDIGKIAAAYGDLDDVATAEQALADLTKLSQSTTLPFEREKRAEADELRVSFARIEYDLAALLPVAIAYSKLGNRSKAQEVLTPLTERFSAFEEAGILAGGLIYIEPLARTYKEIGDIQGQQAILKQVFAAVPALQKSASKGLNIADVTPGYLGIGTLVTGYLETEEDEIVQARLQILEDFFKQIRFSEGGFSGQLTGLASAAITRGDEATAHRLMTEAMQLLGTPEDQLIPDDSRFSVVRVGGENFEQVQHSKVLRNMARNYGSIKDEQMRQAGLEATQQLAAKLLKPELRSEIDDVIVRAYAGI, encoded by the coding sequence ATGAGTATTTCTTTAAGCAACGCTTTTTTTGCTTCAACGCCCCCCAAAATTGCTTTAGGAAGGCTGCCTAAGCTGGTATCGGCCTGTGTCTCTGCACTGTTAATTACCGCACCGCAGTTGCCAGTGCGATCGCAAACGCCTCTCCCGTCTCTCATCACCCAAGCAAATCCGCAGCCATCAAAAAGCCTCTCGCCAGCCGCAACAGCAGAGCGAATCAAGAGACTAGATGCTGCTGTTTTAACCGTTGATAACGGCAGTAACGAAAAACCTGAAAATTCGATTGGCACACTGCGTAGACTCGCTGATGCCTACAGTGAGTTGGGGGAGCAGGCGCGAGCAATAGAGCTACTAGAGCGATCAGAGCTGATTGCGAGTGAAAACTCTGCTGCCCTCTATAGCTATCCACGCACCGTTGCTCGTATTGCCTCCTACTACAGTGGTATTGGTGAAGTCGCAACCGCTCAAAGGTTATTAGAACAAGCCGTTGAGCTAAGCCTGACATCCCCCAATGAGCGCTTGAGACCCTACGCCATCGGCGATATCGCCAAAGCCTATAGCCTGATAGACGATCCTGATATAACTCAATCAGGACTTGCCACCCTCCTTGAGCTGGTGACAGATGCCGACAGCCCACTCTGGAAAACAAGAACTCCATTCGCCCCGACACAGCTTATCGACGCCTACCGTCAGCTAGACAATGCCGCAGAAGCAAACAAAGGGCTTTCAAAGCTTCTAGAGATAAAGCAACAGCAAGCAACCGCTATAGCTCATGGAACGCCTGAGAGCTTAAGCATTGCCACCCTCGGCCAATTTGCAACTGCCTATGGTCAACAGGGCAACACAGAGTCTGCTGAAAAGCTACTAGATCAAGCAGTGGAGCTTGTGCAAAACAGCGAGGAAAACGGCAGGAGATTTTACGATATCGGCAAAATTGCTGCTGCCTATGGCGATTTAGATGATGTGGCTACCGCTGAACAGGCACTTGCAGACCTGACAAAGCTGTCTCAATCAACAACACTTCCCTTTGAAAGAGAAAAACGGGCTGAAGCAGACGAGCTTCGCGTTTCTTTCGCAAGAATCGAATACGACTTAGCTGCTTTGTTGCCGGTTGCGATCGCATATAGCAAGCTTGGCAACCGCTCAAAGGCGCAAGAAGTTCTGACACCTCTCACAGAAAGATTTTCAGCATTTGAGGAAGCCGGTATATTAGCTGGCGGACTTATATACATAGAACCCCTCGCTCGAACCTATAAAGAAATTGGTGACATTCAAGGTCAGCAAGCGATCCTTAAGCAGGTATTCGCTGCAGTACCAGCACTACAGAAGAGTGCGTCTAAAGGATTGAACATTGCTGATGTGACACCTGGTTATTTAGGCATTGGGACGCTTGTAACCGGCTATCTCGAAACAGAAGAAGATGAGATCGTTCAAGCACGGCTCCAAATACTAGAAGATTTCTTCAAGCAGATCCGATTTAGTGAAGGCGGCTTTTCAGGTCAGCTCACCGGGCTTGCCTCTGCTGCTATCACCAGAGGAGATGAAGCGACCGCACATCGTCTGATGACCGAAGCTATGCAGCTTTTAGGCACACCAGAAGATCAGCTCATTCCAGACGATTCGCGCTTTAGTGTGGTTCGTGTCGGCGGAGAAAACTTTGAACAAGTTCAGCATAGTAAGGTACTCCGCAACATGGCTCGAAACTACGGCAGCATAAAAGATGAGCAAATGCGGCAAGCAGGACTTGAAGCAACTCAGCAATTAGCTGCCAAGCTCCTTAAACCCGAATTGAGATCTGAGATAGACGATGTGATTGTCCGAGCCTACGCTGGCATTTAA